One genomic segment of Ignavibacteriota bacterium includes these proteins:
- a CDS encoding cation transporter, with product MHNHHIDHNEFNKKFKIGIILNSIFILIEIFFGLSYNSLALVADAGHNLSDVLGLIIAWTANYLVLKKPTKNFTYGFKRTTILAAMLNSLLLIFALGMILWEAIERLNSAKEVNGNIVMIVAGIGVIINGITARLFLHGKEKDLNIKGAYLHMLADAIISAGVVVSGFVIFLTKLYWLDSVISIIIVCVIFWGTWKLLRDSTILSLDGVPANINYEKVKNYFLEFSEIQSIHHLHIWALSTSETALTVHVVPKSKFNSAELFKKINEGLLNKFQINHTTIQIENENCEGNC from the coding sequence ATGCATAATCACCATATAGATCATAATGAGTTTAATAAAAAGTTTAAAATCGGAATAATTCTAAATTCGATTTTCATTTTAATAGAAATATTTTTTGGATTATCATATAATTCCTTAGCTCTTGTTGCTGATGCGGGACATAATTTAAGCGACGTTTTAGGATTGATAATTGCGTGGACTGCAAATTATCTTGTTTTGAAAAAACCTACAAAAAATTTTACATACGGATTTAAAAGAACAACAATTTTAGCGGCGATGTTAAATTCACTTCTATTAATTTTTGCATTAGGAATGATTCTTTGGGAAGCAATTGAAAGATTAAATTCAGCTAAAGAAGTTAATGGAAATATTGTTATGATTGTTGCCGGAATTGGAGTAATTATAAATGGAATTACAGCAAGATTATTTTTGCACGGAAAGGAAAAAGATCTAAATATAAAAGGTGCATATTTGCATATGCTTGCAGATGCAATAATTTCAGCCGGAGTAGTCGTTTCCGGATTTGTAATTTTTCTGACAAAACTTTATTGGCTGGATTCTGTAATTAGTATTATTATTGTTTGTGTAATATTTTGGGGAACTTGGAAATTGTTAAGAGATTCAACAATTTTATCTTTGGATGGAGTTCCGGCAAATATTAATTATGAAAAAGTAAAAAATTATTTTTTAGAATTTTCCGAAATTCAATCAATACATCATTTACACATATGGGCTTTAAGTACTTCTGAAACTGCACTCACGGTTCATGTTGTTCCCAAAAGTAAATTTAATTCCGCTGAGTTGTTTAAGAAAATTAATGAAGGTTTACTAAATAAATTTCAAATCAATCACACAACAATTCAAATAGAAAATGAGAATTGTGAGGGAAATTGTTAA
- a CDS encoding DUF4342 domain-containing protein — translation MANTFQMNLNEFLEKIEDLIKEGNLRRIIVRDQSGEKYIEIPLLVGAIGSLAAPYITLIGVLAGVLAKFSVEITKKDESQTTEIYEVKK, via the coding sequence ATGGCAAATACATTTCAAATGAATTTAAACGAATTCTTAGAAAAAATTGAAGACTTAATTAAAGAAGGTAATTTACGAAGAATAATTGTGAGAGACCAAAGCGGAGAAAAGTATATAGAAATTCCTCTTTTGGTTGGAGCAATTGGTTCACTTGCAGCACCTTACATAACTTTAATTGGAGTTTTAGCCGGAGTTTTGGCAAAATTTTCAGTGGAAATTACAAAGAAAGATGAAAGCCAAACTACAGAAATTTATGAAGTAAAAAAATAA
- a CDS encoding thioredoxin family protein, translating to MSFTLEIGNTAPDFSLPATDGKNYSLSQFTDKYLVVFFTCNHCPYVINSDEITRKTAEKFVEKNVRFIGINSNSKNTYAEDSFENMIIRMNEKKFPWIYLRDETQEIAIKYGALRTPHFFVFDKERKLQYTGRGVDNPRNPQLISINDLENALEELTSGKEISIKLTNPIGCNVKWDGKDPHWMPPDACDLVF from the coding sequence ATGTCTTTCACTTTAGAAATTGGAAATACTGCTCCGGATTTTTCACTTCCCGCAACTGATGGAAAGAATTATTCTTTATCACAATTTACAGATAAATATTTAGTAGTATTTTTCACATGTAATCATTGTCCATATGTAATTAATTCCGATGAAATTACAAGGAAAACCGCAGAAAAATTTGTTGAGAAAAATGTAAGGTTTATTGGAATAAATTCTAATAGCAAAAATACTTACGCCGAAGATAGTTTTGAAAATATGATAATTAGAATGAATGAGAAAAAATTTCCGTGGATTTATTTGCGAGATGAAACTCAAGAAATAGCAATAAAATATGGTGCTTTACGTACTCCACATTTTTTCGTTTTTGATAAAGAAAGAAAATTGCAGTATACGGGAAGGGGAGTTGATAATCCGAGAAATCCTCAATTAATTTCAATTAATGATTTAGAAAATGCTCTTGAAGAATTAACAAGCGGAAAGGAAATTTCAATAAAACTCACAAACCCAATTGGCTGCAACGTAAAATGGGATGGGAAAGATCCGCATTGGATGCCGCCGGACGCTTGCGATTTAGTTTTCTAA
- a CDS encoding DUF4965 domain-containing protein, with protein MKTKLFFYLILTLELISFKLYSSDEPKKNLRAPAYPLITIDPYMSLWSMNDTLYNDVMRHWTEIRQSLIGAIRVDGKVYRFLGKEELPLKVIVPMADKEKWNCKYSFEEPKENWFADNFNDAKWQNGFAAFGTKDEPSAKTLWETQHIFVRREFKLDKYTTDETLYLVYTHDDDLDLYLNGTKIVSTGNKCSKDALLKLDEKLLNKTGTNIIAAHCYNRVGAAILDFGILQERKTYQQFKNTAVQNSVELSATQTTYNFTCGTIDLKLKFTSPLLPNNLDILSRPINYISYEIISNDGNKHDVQIYFEATPENAVDVVSQKISATKNKFGKINYLKTGTTEQNILGKKGDNRRIDWGYFYLGGIENENFDYAIGEYQKTKKEFIESGKITQIKSIEIISNMDELMPVLAISHSHKQVGDQSVGNFIMLGYDDIKSIQYFGENLNAWWRKSENENFENLLEKSYSDYNEIMKSCSEFDAQLKNDAIISGGEEYADLCILAFRQSIAAHKLVKDSNGEILFFSKENFSNGSIGTVDVTYPSAPLFLYYNPDLLKGMLNPIFYYAESGKWQKQFAPHDVGTYPIANGQTYGGDMPVEESGNMLILTAAIAHIEGNANYAQKHWETLKIWADYLLANGLDPENQLCTDDFAGHFAHNTNLSVKAILGIASFGKIAKMLGEKELGEKYLSNAKEMAIKWEQMAFDKDHYKLTFDQPGTWSQKYNLVWDQQLGFNLFNKNIIDTEIKYYLTKQNEFGLPLDNRRTYTKSDWIIWTASLTNDVETFKKFIIPIYKFVNETPDRVPMTDWYETINAKQVGFQARSVVGGYFIKMLKDKIESKK; from the coding sequence ATGAAAACGAAACTATTTTTCTATTTGATTCTTACTTTAGAACTGATTTCATTTAAATTGTATTCATCAGACGAACCAAAAAAAAATCTACGCGCTCCGGCTTATCCACTTATAACTATTGATCCATATATGAGTTTATGGTCGATGAATGATACTTTGTATAATGATGTAATGCGACATTGGACCGAAATACGGCAAAGTTTAATTGGAGCTATTAGAGTTGACGGAAAAGTTTATAGATTTTTAGGAAAGGAAGAACTACCATTAAAAGTAATTGTTCCGATGGCAGATAAGGAAAAATGGAATTGTAAATACTCATTTGAAGAACCAAAAGAAAATTGGTTTGCCGATAATTTTAATGACGCAAAATGGCAAAATGGATTTGCGGCATTTGGAACAAAAGATGAACCATCGGCTAAAACTCTATGGGAAACTCAACACATTTTTGTAAGGCGCGAATTTAAATTAGATAAGTACACTACTGATGAAACTTTATATTTGGTTTATACCCATGACGATGATTTAGATCTATATCTGAACGGAACAAAAATAGTATCAACTGGAAATAAATGTTCAAAGGATGCTTTACTTAAATTGGATGAAAAACTACTTAATAAAACCGGAACAAATATAATCGCTGCTCATTGTTACAATAGAGTGGGAGCGGCAATTTTAGATTTTGGAATTTTGCAGGAGCGAAAAACTTATCAACAATTTAAAAATACAGCAGTTCAAAATTCAGTTGAATTATCTGCAACTCAAACAACTTATAATTTTACTTGCGGAACTATTGATCTTAAACTAAAATTTACTTCTCCGCTGTTGCCAAATAATTTAGATATTCTTTCAAGACCGATAAATTATATTTCTTATGAAATTATCTCCAATGATGGAAATAAGCATGATGTTCAAATTTATTTTGAAGCAACTCCGGAAAATGCTGTGGATGTTGTTAGTCAAAAGATTAGTGCAACTAAAAATAAATTTGGTAAGATAAATTATTTAAAAACTGGAACAACCGAACAAAATATTTTAGGAAAAAAAGGAGATAATAGAAGAATAGACTGGGGATATTTTTATTTAGGCGGAATTGAGAACGAGAATTTTGATTATGCAATTGGTGAATACCAAAAAACGAAAAAAGAATTTATTGAATCCGGAAAAATCACCCAAATTAAATCAATTGAGATTATATCAAATATGGATGAGCTAATGCCGGTATTGGCAATCTCTCATTCACATAAGCAAGTAGGGGATCAATCTGTTGGAAATTTTATTATGCTTGGATACGATGATATTAAGTCAATTCAGTATTTTGGTGAAAATTTAAATGCATGGTGGCGAAAAAGCGAGAATGAAAATTTTGAAAATTTGCTTGAAAAATCTTATTCGGATTATAATGAAATAATGAAAAGTTGTAGTGAGTTTGATGCTCAGCTTAAAAATGATGCCATTATTTCTGGCGGTGAAGAATATGCTGATCTTTGTATTCTTGCATTTCGGCAATCTATTGCTGCTCATAAATTGGTAAAAGATTCTAACGGGGAAATTTTATTTTTTTCAAAAGAAAATTTTAGTAACGGTTCTATCGGAACTGTAGATGTAACATATCCTTCTGCACCATTGTTTTTGTACTATAATCCAGATCTATTAAAAGGAATGTTAAATCCAATATTTTATTATGCTGAAAGCGGAAAATGGCAAAAGCAATTTGCTCCGCATGATGTTGGCACTTATCCGATTGCTAATGGACAAACTTACGGCGGTGATATGCCGGTTGAAGAATCTGGTAATATGTTAATTCTTACTGCGGCAATTGCTCATATTGAAGGGAATGCAAATTATGCACAAAAACACTGGGAAACATTAAAAATTTGGGCAGATTATCTTCTGGCAAATGGACTCGATCCCGAAAATCAATTATGTACGGATGATTTTGCGGGACATTTTGCGCATAATACAAATCTATCGGTTAAAGCTATTTTGGGAATTGCAAGTTTTGGAAAAATTGCAAAAATGCTTGGCGAAAAAGAGTTAGGTGAAAAATATTTATCAAATGCAAAAGAGATGGCAATTAAATGGGAACAAATGGCATTTGATAAAGATCATTATAAATTAACTTTTGATCAACCCGGAACATGGAGCCAAAAATATAATCTTGTTTGGGATCAGCAGCTTGGGTTCAATCTTTTCAATAAAAATATAATTGATACAGAAATAAAATATTATCTTACAAAACAAAATGAATTTGGATTACCATTGGATAATAGAAGAACTTACACTAAATCAGATTGGATAATATGGACAGCTTCACTAACAAATGATGTTGAAACATTTAAGAAATTTATTATTCCAATTTACAAATTTGTAAATGAAACTCCTGATAGAGTTCCAATGACTGATTGGTACGAAACAATAAATGCCAAGCAAGTTGGTTTTCAGGCGAGGTCTGTCGTTGGCGGATATTTTATAAAAATGCTTAAAGATAAAATTGAAAGTAAAAAATAA
- a CDS encoding sodium/solute symporter (Members of the Solute:Sodium Symporter (SSS), TC 2.A.21 as described in tcdb.org, catalyze solute:Na+ symport. Known solutes for members of the family include sugars, amino acids, nucleosides, inositols, vitamins, urea or anions, depending on the system.), which translates to MSVLNTIDWIVIAGYFAIILGLAWWVIRKQKNTSADYFLAGRHLGWFIVGASIFASNIGSEHLVGLAGSGATDGVAMAHYELHAWCLLVLGWVMVPFYIRSKVFTMPEFLERRFNPHSRTVLSAISLVAYVLTKIAVGVFAGGVVFSVLLPEINFMGMDSFWIGSILVIVITGLYTVLGGMAAVAYTEALQTIVLIIGSALVTYFGLDAIGGWTQLKEIVGAEMFNLWKPLVPAGIEGTWAPVKEAGKMAWYFNDNYPWIGMLFAAPIIGLWYWTTDQYIVQRTLSAQNVTEARRGSIAAAFFKLLPVFIFIIPGIISYALAVSGKHPALQSHLIGSDGQIIRENAQQAFPLMVAHILPVGIRGLVVAGLLAALMSSLAGVFNACSTLFTIDFYSRLKPNVSQEKLVWVGRIATSVMVLIGLLWLPVIQGGKGLYDYLQGVQAYLAPPIFVVFFAGIFNKRLNGKGAIAALYTGFSLGLFRLAIDTPVKLGTNFSYTEGSFFWIINNIFFQYYGLLIFLISLAVMIIVSYMTEKPDYEKISGLTFGTITEEHKLETRKSWSAIDVITSALVLVIIIVAYIYFNG; encoded by the coding sequence ATGTCTGTACTAAATACAATTGACTGGATTGTAATTGCGGGATACTTCGCTATTATACTTGGATTAGCATGGTGGGTAATAAGAAAACAAAAAAATACTTCTGCAGATTATTTTCTTGCAGGTCGCCATCTAGGATGGTTCATTGTTGGGGCTTCAATTTTTGCATCAAACATCGGGTCAGAACATTTAGTTGGTTTAGCAGGCTCAGGTGCAACAGATGGTGTAGCTATGGCTCACTATGAATTGCACGCATGGTGCTTATTAGTTTTAGGCTGGGTTATGGTTCCATTTTATATTCGTTCAAAAGTTTTTACGATGCCGGAGTTTCTTGAAAGAAGATTCAATCCTCACTCAAGAACGGTTTTATCTGCAATCTCGTTAGTTGCATATGTGTTAACAAAAATTGCTGTTGGTGTATTTGCTGGAGGTGTAGTTTTCTCGGTGTTATTACCAGAAATAAACTTCATGGGTATGGATAGTTTTTGGATTGGTTCAATTCTGGTAATTGTTATCACCGGTTTATATACTGTACTTGGAGGAATGGCTGCTGTAGCATATACCGAAGCACTCCAAACAATTGTTTTAATTATTGGATCGGCTTTGGTAACTTATTTTGGATTAGATGCAATCGGAGGCTGGACACAATTAAAAGAAATTGTTGGAGCTGAAATGTTTAATTTGTGGAAACCTCTCGTACCAGCAGGAATTGAAGGAACTTGGGCTCCGGTTAAAGAAGCTGGAAAAATGGCATGGTATTTTAATGATAATTATCCTTGGATAGGAATGTTATTTGCTGCTCCAATTATCGGTTTATGGTATTGGACAACTGATCAATATATAGTTCAAAGAACACTTTCTGCACAAAATGTAACTGAAGCACGAAGAGGCTCTATCGCTGCCGCATTCTTTAAATTATTGCCTGTTTTCATATTTATCATTCCAGGAATAATTTCCTATGCTTTAGCTGTAAGTGGAAAACATCCAGCTCTTCAGTCGCATTTAATTGGCTCTGATGGTCAAATTATTCGAGAAAATGCTCAGCAAGCCTTTCCATTAATGGTAGCACATATTTTACCAGTTGGAATCAGAGGATTAGTTGTTGCCGGATTATTAGCAGCTCTTATGAGTTCGTTAGCGGGTGTTTTTAATGCATGTTCAACTTTATTCACTATAGATTTTTATTCACGACTAAAACCAAATGTTTCTCAAGAAAAATTAGTTTGGGTTGGACGTATTGCTACTTCCGTAATGGTTCTTATTGGATTGTTGTGGCTACCCGTTATTCAAGGAGGAAAAGGTTTATATGATTATTTACAAGGAGTTCAGGCATATCTTGCGCCTCCGATATTTGTTGTTTTCTTTGCCGGAATTTTTAATAAAAGATTAAATGGAAAAGGTGCAATTGCTGCACTTTACACTGGTTTTAGTCTGGGACTTTTCAGACTTGCAATTGATACTCCTGTTAAATTAGGAACTAATTTTAGTTATACGGAAGGATCATTCTTTTGGATAATAAATAATATTTTCTTTCAATATTATGGACTCTTAATTTTCCTTATCAGCCTTGCAGTAATGATTATTGTAAGTTATATGACAGAGAAACCAGACTATGAAAAAATTAGCGGATTAACTTTCGGAACAATTACCGAGGAACATAAATTAGAAACAAGAAAAAGCTGGTCTGCAATTGATGTAATTACTTCGGCATTAGTATTGGTTATAATTATTGTTGCATATATCTATTTCAATGGATGA
- a CDS encoding ribulokinase, with translation MNKYAIGLDFGTNSCRCLIVDIQNGSEISSHVFNYPSGEAGVIIDKNDPNLARQNPADYILGIEITVKKSIESAKKIIDNFNQKDIISIGVDTTGSSPMPVDENGTPLCFNEIFKNNSAAYVWLWKDHTSFEEAAQITELAAQIRPQYLSKIGGTYSSEWWWSKILHCKNTSPVVYDAAFSWVEICDWIPANLIGDLNPKNIKRSVCAAGHKAMFNDTWGGLPDSEFLNKLSPNFGNIRENLFDTAYSAENSIGSLSQEWADKLGLSTDVIVSVGAFDAHLGAIGAGISEGTLVKILGTSTCDIMVSNSAKKINDIPGVCGIVKNSVMENYYGIEAGQSAVGDIFLWFVNNFVPEKYGKTIEEKFVTLEREAEKLKPGESGLLALDWNNGNRTVLVDVRLTGLVVGQTLHTQPHEIYRTLIEATAFGALKIIDRIEENEVPINQIVNCGGLAIKNKLLMQIYADVTNRPMKVSKSEQTPALGAAIYSTVAAGVKNGGYDKIENAINAMTGIDKIYYPISENVNIYKKLYKLYDELHDAFGTNKWNGNLFNIMKELLEIKNSVRRLN, from the coding sequence ATGAACAAATATGCTATTGGTCTTGATTTTGGGACAAACTCTTGCAGATGTTTAATTGTTGATATTCAGAATGGTTCTGAAATTTCTTCGCATGTATTTAACTATCCTTCCGGAGAAGCTGGAGTAATTATAGATAAAAATGATCCCAATTTAGCAAGGCAAAATCCGGCAGATTATATTTTAGGTATTGAAATTACAGTTAAAAAATCTATTGAAAGTGCAAAAAAAATTATAGATAATTTTAATCAAAAAGATATTATAAGTATTGGTGTTGATACTACGGGTAGCAGTCCAATGCCGGTTGATGAAAACGGCACTCCACTTTGTTTTAATGAAATATTTAAAAATAATTCGGCAGCTTATGTTTGGCTTTGGAAAGATCATACAAGTTTTGAAGAAGCTGCTCAAATTACGGAATTGGCTGCACAAATAAGACCTCAGTATTTATCAAAAATTGGAGGAACTTATTCTTCTGAATGGTGGTGGAGTAAAATATTGCATTGCAAAAATACAAGCCCGGTTGTTTATGATGCTGCATTTAGCTGGGTAGAAATTTGTGATTGGATTCCTGCAAATTTAATTGGTGATTTAAATCCTAAGAATATTAAAAGAAGTGTTTGCGCTGCCGGACATAAAGCAATGTTTAACGATACTTGGGGAGGCTTGCCGGATAGTGAATTCTTAAATAAGCTTTCACCAAATTTTGGAAATATTAGAGAGAATTTATTTGATACTGCATATTCTGCAGAAAATTCTATTGGCAGTCTTTCACAAGAATGGGCTGATAAACTTGGTTTATCTACAGATGTTATAGTTTCTGTCGGCGCATTTGATGCTCATTTGGGAGCAATCGGTGCGGGAATTTCCGAAGGAACTTTAGTTAAAATTTTAGGAACCAGTACTTGTGATATCATGGTTTCTAACTCAGCTAAAAAAATAAATGATATCCCCGGAGTTTGCGGAATTGTTAAAAATTCAGTAATGGAAAATTATTATGGAATTGAAGCCGGACAATCAGCAGTTGGTGATATTTTTTTATGGTTCGTAAATAATTTTGTTCCAGAAAAATACGGCAAAACAATTGAAGAAAAATTTGTAACTCTGGAAAGAGAAGCTGAAAAATTAAAACCGGGAGAATCAGGATTACTTGCTTTGGATTGGAATAACGGTAATAGGACCGTTCTTGTTGATGTCCGCTTAACCGGATTGGTTGTTGGTCAAACTTTACACACTCAGCCTCATGAAATTTATCGTACATTAATTGAAGCAACTGCATTCGGTGCGCTTAAAATTATTGATCGAATAGAAGAAAATGAAGTTCCGATAAATCAAATTGTAAATTGCGGTGGCTTGGCAATAAAAAATAAACTTCTTATGCAAATTTATGCAGATGTAACAAATAGACCAATGAAGGTTTCTAAAAGCGAACAAACACCAGCTTTAGGGGCAGCAATCTATTCAACTGTTGCCGCTGGTGTTAAAAACGGCGGTTACGATAAAATTGAAAATGCAATAAACGCTATGACCGGTATTGATAAAATTTATTACCCAATTTCTGAGAATGTTAATATTTATAAAAAATTATATAAACTTTATGATGAATTACATGATGCATTTGGGACGAATAAGTGGAACGGAAATTTATTTAATATAATGAAAGAGTTATTGGAAATTAAAAATTCCGTTAGGAGATTAAATTGA
- the araD gene encoding L-ribulose-5-phosphate 4-epimerase AraD, translating into MLSKLKKEVLEANLNLVKYGLVILTWGNVSGIDRKNNLIVIKPSGIEYDKIKISDMVVVDLEGNIVEGKKRPSSDTLTHVEIYKFFPQIGGITHTHSNYATIFSQACRGINCIGTTHADHFNGTIPVTRFLTKAEVQNNYELNTGKLIVSTLKNTNPLNNPAILVAGHAPFVFGKNAYESVKNSLILERIAEMNLKSYQLNPNLKDLPKYISDKHYNRKHGPDSYYGQK; encoded by the coding sequence ATTTTATCAAAACTAAAAAAAGAAGTTTTAGAGGCTAATTTAAATTTAGTAAAGTATGGACTTGTAATTCTTACTTGGGGAAACGTAAGCGGTATTGATAGAAAAAATAATCTTATTGTAATTAAACCAAGCGGAATTGAATATGATAAAATAAAAATCAGCGATATGGTTGTTGTTGATTTGGAAGGAAATATTGTTGAAGGCAAAAAACGTCCTTCTTCCGATACACTGACTCATGTTGAAATTTATAAATTCTTTCCGCAGATTGGCGGCATTACACATACACATAGCAATTATGCAACTATATTTTCGCAAGCATGCCGTGGGATTAATTGTATTGGAACAACTCACGCAGATCATTTTAATGGAACAATACCGGTTACTCGCTTTCTCACTAAAGCTGAAGTACAAAATAATTATGAACTAAATACCGGAAAGTTAATTGTATCAACTTTGAAAAATACAAACCCTCTTAATAATCCGGCAATATTAGTCGCCGGACATGCACCATTTGTATTTGGAAAGAATGCATATGAATCAGTGAAAAACTCTTTGATACTTGAAAGAATTGCCGAGATGAATCTTAAATCATATCAGCTTAATCCAAATTTAAAAGATCTCCCAAAATATATTTCAGATAAACATTACAATAGAAAACACGGTCCGGATTCTTATTACGGACAAAAATAA
- the araA gene encoding L-arabinose isomerase, translating into MNNNSFEIWFVTGSQHLYGEETLRQVAENSTHIVRSLNESKNLPINIVFKPVVTTSDKIFNTINEANINSNCIGLIFWMHTFSPAKMWINGLNILQKPFLHFHTQFNKEIPWDTIDMDFMNLNQAAHGDREFGFICSRMKKNRKVIVGHWSDVNVQKQIANWMRVVSAWADMKNMKIARFGDNMREVAVTEGNKVSGQMKFGISVNGFGIGDLVKVINEISDSEINNLVEEYFDLYTISDEAKKDGPKFSNVIDAARIELGLRTFLKDGNFKAFTTTFEDLHGLKQLPGLSVQRLMNDGYGFGAEGDWKTAAMLRTIKTMANDLKGGTSFMEDYTYHFNQNGDKVLGSHMLEICPSIASEKPRLEIHPLSIGGKEDPARLVFNVNPGNAINISLIDLGNRFRLITNEVEVVNPDKDLPKLPVARAMWIPKPNLEIGAAAWIYAGGAHHTVFSQSITSEFIEDFSEIADIEHLLINDSTNISELKKELRWNDIYFK; encoded by the coding sequence ATGAATAATAATTCTTTTGAAATTTGGTTCGTAACCGGCAGTCAACATTTATATGGTGAAGAAACATTAAGACAAGTTGCAGAAAATTCAACTCATATAGTTAGAAGTTTAAATGAGTCTAAAAACCTTCCGATAAATATAGTTTTCAAACCGGTAGTTACAACTTCTGATAAAATTTTTAATACAATAAATGAAGCAAATATAAATTCTAATTGCATCGGTTTAATTTTCTGGATGCATACTTTTTCACCTGCAAAAATGTGGATAAATGGATTAAATATTTTGCAAAAACCATTTCTTCATTTTCATACTCAGTTCAATAAAGAAATTCCGTGGGACACAATTGATATGGATTTTATGAATCTTAATCAAGCTGCGCACGGAGATAGAGAATTCGGTTTTATTTGCTCTCGAATGAAAAAAAATAGAAAAGTTATTGTCGGTCATTGGAGCGATGTAAACGTACAAAAACAAATTGCAAATTGGATGCGAGTGGTTTCAGCATGGGCCGATATGAAGAATATGAAAATTGCCCGCTTTGGCGATAACATGAGAGAAGTTGCGGTTACGGAAGGTAACAAAGTAAGCGGACAAATGAAATTCGGTATTTCAGTAAACGGTTTTGGCATTGGTGATTTAGTAAAAGTAATAAATGAAATTAGCGATTCTGAAATAAATAATTTGGTTGAAGAATATTTCGATTTATATACTATTTCCGATGAAGCGAAAAAAGATGGTCCAAAATTTAGTAATGTTATAGATGCGGCAAGAATTGAATTAGGTTTAAGAACATTTTTAAAGGATGGGAACTTTAAAGCTTTTACAACTACTTTTGAAGATCTGCATGGCTTAAAACAATTGCCCGGCTTATCTGTTCAAAGATTAATGAACGACGGATACGGATTTGGAGCCGAAGGAGATTGGAAAACTGCTGCCATGTTACGCACAATTAAAACTATGGCAAATGATTTAAAAGGCGGAACTTCATTTATGGAAGATTATACTTATCATTTTAATCAGAATGGTGATAAAGTTTTAGGATCACATATGTTAGAAATTTGCCCGTCAATTGCATCGGAAAAACCAAGATTGGAAATTCATCCATTAAGTATTGGTGGGAAAGAAGATCCTGCAAGATTAGTTTTTAATGTAAATCCGGGTAACGCAATAAATATTTCTTTGATTGATTTAGGAAACAGATTTAGATTAATTACAAATGAAGTTGAAGTTGTAAATCCGGATAAAGATTTACCAAAACTTCCAGTGGCAAGAGCAATGTGGATTCCAAAACCAAATTTAGAAATTGGTGCTGCGGCTTGGATATATGCCGGAGGTGCTCATCACACAGTTTTTAGCCAATCCATCACATCGGAATTTATTGAGGATTTTTCAGAGATTGCTGATATTGAACATTTACTTATTAACGATTCTACAAATATTTCAGAATTAAAAAAAGAACTTCGGTGGAATGATATTTATTTCAAGTAA